The DNA sequence AATGAAAGTTTGGTTCAAGTCAGAAATAACTTGATGCATTAAGTCATCACCGTGTGACTCATATGTTTTGATATTATCAGAATAAGCTTTCAAATCTAGATGTGTGTTAAAGTCCATTTTTCCAAACTCAATGGCTGCGCGATCTAAATTGAACACCATTTCCTCCAATTTAACCATGAACTTATCCTTTTTCTTATTAAACATTTTGAAAATCCTCCATTTTCAGCGATTGCTTTTCAATCACATTTCGTAAATTTGAAACTCAAAAGTATATAGTTGTAAAAAGTAATCTTTTTTTACTTTCGAAACTAATATGTATGTCATCTTCACACTAGCTTCAAATAAAATTTACCTTCCTAAAAAGAAAATAGCATAAAATTTACACTACTACAATTATATTTACAAAATCTTAACAATTGAACATAATTGTAATGTACGATTACTGTAATAAAATCAGTATCCTATATAAAATTTCACCTTGATTGTTAAGCATCCCACTAAAGTTTTTACCTAACTTCCTTATTTTCACACATTTTCAGCACAAAAAATACTCCGAAAACCAAATAATTTTAGTTTCCAGAGTACATTTACATTCATAGTGTTAAATCGATTGTTTTATTGTACGTTTCATATGCACGTACGCACTCACCGCAAAACCAGCATAAATCATTGTGTAAATTGCCATCACTGCAAAGACTGGCGAGTGATCAGTTGACCCCATTAATTTTAAGAAGGACCATGATGCAAAATACGCATGCAATAATCCAACAACCAGCGGCAAACCGAAATTAAACAATACTTTCAGTTTCAAGCCTTTGCGCATATCATATTGCGTAAATCCAAGTTTGCGCAGTACTTTGAAATGATCGATTTCGTCTGTGGTTTCATCCATTTGTTTAATATAGATGATGCAACCTGCAGCCATTAAAAAGGCGATGCCTAAGAATGATGTGACGAATAAGAAAATACCGCTGAAGTTTCTGAAGTCCTTAGCCGCTTCTTCTCTCGTTTCATAATGCGGCAATGTTTTGTGCAGTAATTTTGTTGCTTCGTCCATTTTGGAATCATCTGTTATTGTGAAACCGTATTGTTGGGCAACACTATCCTTTTCAAACTGCCCTTTCTCTTTTAACAGCTGATAATCTTCATCATCTATAATTAATAATGGACCGCCGCGCAATGTCACTAAACTAAAGCGAATATCTGTATCTGAACGCTGTACATTCAATCGCAGTAATTTGTTTTGCTGCTTATCTTTAAATTCAACATAAGATTTGTCTGTAATCGGCTTTAAAAATTGTCCCGTACCAAACGGATGTGCTAATTTAGCCGAATGATCAGACAGGCTCGCATCTTTAACATATTTATCACTTGTAACACGCATGCCCATCATACTGCCGATACGGCTTTCATACAAGTTGCTGCTTTCACCTTTGAACATAGTCAGCTCTTTATAATTCAAATCGAAAGGAATGTCATGTGATTTTAATGTCTCTTGATAGCGATCAGCATCCTTTTTGCTTTGCATTGTAATATCATACGGTGCACGCAAATTCACTTGTTCTTGTTCTAATTTGACGGTAACAGCCGCAAAGCACAGGATAGTTACCGTAATCGCTGAAATCACTGCGATAATCGTCAGCGATAACGCATTTTTCTTCATGCGATGCATAATCGATGCTGTAAAGATGACATCGTTGATGGTCACATTGCCTTTCTTTCTTTTCTTGAGTGTTTTGAATAACAGCGATACTGTACTTCTAAAGAATAAGTACGCACCGACGATAGTTAATAATAAGATAAGATATGGCGTAACGAGACTGATTAATAACTTCGTATTGAGTGCCATAAGATATCCTGAAACAATCATACCTAGTCCTAAAACACCGCTGATAAATTCTAACACTTTAATTTTGTTCGTTTTAGCATCCGTAGTTTGACGTGTCTGCATCAATTTTAAAATCGAACGGCGTTGAATAAAAATAGTATTCTGCAAAATTATCAAGATGTAAGCTAATAACAACATCAGTGATGTAGCAGTAAAGGCTTGCATACTAAAGTGCAGATGGATGCTCATATCCATATCCATCAGTTTCATACATATCAAAAGCAGTAGTCTTGAACCGATTAAACCTGCAATCATACCTAC is a window from the Staphylococcus sp. IVB6181 genome containing:
- a CDS encoding FtsX-like permease family protein, with the protein product MSFKHIVFKNLRQNIRHYGLYLFSLIMSIALYFSFVTLKYTDTINNKEATVFIQKGASIGSTFLFIIIIVFLLYVNQLFIKQRDKELGLYQLIGLTKGNIIRMSMLEQIAIFLITGAVGMIAGLIGSRLLLLICMKLMDMDMSIHLHFSMQAFTATSLMLLLAYILIILQNTIFIQRRSILKLMQTRQTTDAKTNKIKVLEFISGVLGLGMIVSGYLMALNTKLLISLVTPYLILLLTIVGAYLFFRSTVSLLFKTLKKRKKGNVTINDVIFTASIMHRMKKNALSLTIIAVISAITVTILCFAAVTVKLEQEQVNLRAPYDITMQSKKDADRYQETLKSHDIPFDLNYKELTMFKGESSNLYESRIGSMMGMRVTSDKYVKDASLSDHSAKLAHPFGTGQFLKPITDKSYVEFKDKQQNKLLRLNVQRSDTDIRFSLVTLRGGPLLIIDDEDYQLLKEKGQFEKDSVAQQYGFTITDDSKMDEATKLLHKTLPHYETREEAAKDFRNFSGIFLFVTSFLGIAFLMAAGCIIYIKQMDETTDEIDHFKVLRKLGFTQYDMRKGLKLKVLFNFGLPLVVGLLHAYFASWSFLKLMGSTDHSPVFAVMAIYTMIYAGFAVSAYVHMKRTIKQSI